Part of the Mangifera indica cultivar Alphonso chromosome 4, CATAS_Mindica_2.1, whole genome shotgun sequence genome, AGAATATCCTTATCTACCTAGAAATTTCTGGGAAAGAAGTCTGCTTTGCTAGAAGGCCTTGAGGAACTCTCAATCTTGGAGAATTGAAAGGAGTAAATCTTTAGCTTGGAAAAGAGAAAATCTAAAGAAAGAATTCTCATTCCAATACTTACAAGAGAAAATCTTCTTATAGTGACCTTGCAAGTCTTGAATTAAGTCTACCCTTCAAGACGACTTCGAAAACCAACATAATCAGATTTAAACTAGTGGCAGAATAACAAATGGAAAAAGATAGGCAGGATTTTGAAAATTGGATCCTAACCTCAGAATTGTATGGAAAGGAAAAAACTACATTTGTTCGTTAGAGGGTTGCCTGGGAACTTCAATTGGATGTGTGGAATAAATTGACCAAAACCAATATAAGCAGTCACCAAGTGTAGGAATTTtgaagaaggccaaaagacactTTGGAGCTATAAAAAACTTCTTGTGTGCACCTTACATAGCAGCTAAATTTGCTTCTTAGGCTAGGCAAGAGATGCAATAGGGGATGAGTACAAAAACTAGGGATGAGCAGCTATCAAATTACTTTACAACCTAAATTTTTGTATGGTTATATTCGAGCCCTAAaggtttcaaaaattacaatgtGGTTCCTATCTTGGTTAACAAGGTCAAAACTAcatttttgaattaatgcatAGGCGTACATTGAGTCATGAATGACTATCCATGACATCGAAGTCTAAACTTATCCACAAGAAAAGGTCATGTCTcatacattaataaaattttgtcaatGCACAGTTATACATGCAGTATACATGGTTGTGCATCTTATCACATCTAGAATCTAACAAATTTCTAGAAGCGTGAATGAGATGGGGTCACAACCCGTGCACttgtgaaattttgtttatgcaTTAGCATGCATGTCAAAGGCATAAACCTATTAGGTGTAAATGGGTCTTTAAAAAGATTGACATGGAAGGTAATATGCATACTTATAAAGTATAACTAGTAGCAAAAAGTTTCACAcataaatacaatattaattatgatgaaaccttttcatTGGTAGTGATGCTAAAGTCTATCTAAATTATGTTTACAATTTATgtataccatgattatgaaatttgggaaatagatattaaaatggTTTTCATTTAGAGTAGCTGATGTCTTTATCAAGACTTATCCTCCAAGATGCTTTCATGACTTATATCACAAACTCAAGTTAGCAAACTCTTTGCTCACTTGAGTTTGAGGGgatgttaaaatatattctgAATGTATTTAGGATATTTTCCTATATTCAAAATACTTTCCTAATGCTGATTTTCCTTTTGTTTATGATTCATTTCTTTGTAGATTCATAAgatttatgcataaatttaGTGAGTacaatatatacacaaatttattcaattcaattattcacaggaacaaataaatgaaaactacATTAAAACCAAATTTTGTCATGTTTCATTCTCTTAAATATAGAACTAAACAAGAGCAgactaattttgaaaagatagCCTCAATCCACCCTATAATCTCATGGCCTAAGGGTCTAGCTTACTAAATACAAGAGCTGACACAACTTAACAGAAATAAGGTCTCATTGCTATGTTATTTATCTTGTTATATACtatgaaataataaagttattataaataGCAATGAATTGAAATTAGTTTCTAGATTGAGGAGTTTGCTTTCTTAACTGGTGTACCTAGTGAGTAAATGCTGCGTGTCTCCCTCTTCCCTTGCTTGTGTTATGCAATAGAGTCATGTGAAACCTTGACTTACTTAGTGTATTGGTTGTGAGTCTGGTCACTGTGCCCCCCAGGTTTACCCGTCCAACAAATACAGACAGAGTCCccagttattaaaaaaaaaagattgagtCATGTGAAGAAAGAAGCGACAGTTTGGAAGTGGTTGTGGGTCTTGTATCATAAACGAGTTTCAGGATTGTTTGTGAATTACTTGAGGGAATATATCTGCAAGATTCCAGGTATTGGATGGAGGATGTTGTTTCTGGATTCTAGAAATCAGGCACCACTGAATGTGGCAAATGGGACATTTGCTGCCTTGGTGGACAAAGTAATCATGTCTATCACTTCCAAGCCATGTGCTGCATCTGCATTAGAttctttttttatgttgtgtttttatacataaataaatctgTGGCATTTGATGAATCTAAACATTGCATCATTTATCAAGTAACAATTGTGCCCACAGTTGTCTGGAAGTTGTACTTCTAGTATTCAAATGTGATTTCTCAGTTGggttatttctcttttttaaattgCTGAactaatttttggattttttagtTAAGACTACGAGTTGATTAGAAATTGTGATACATGTATGACTGCCAATCAATATGTCTGCGTatacaagaaatatatatttcaattgtAATTTGAATAGGGTGATTCATGCTTATCTATTCTATCTTATATATAAAGCAAAAGCATTGATAAGTGACATATTGCTAACGTCAAGATCAGTAAGTTgaacataaaatggtgaaataaaattacaatattctATGGTGGGATGGTGACTTgttcctttctttctcttttcctgATTCCTGAGGCCACATTGCTCTCATCTTCTTTCCATGCTTTGGATTTGTGAGATCTCTCTTGTATCGAGGGcttaaagaataataattgaTGAGGCTGAAGTAGAGGCTGAGAGGCACCTTTGGTTAAATGACTTTTGATTCACTGGGCCTTCTCCTTACAGGGGTCGTTTGGCATCATCCCAGAATCTCCTTTACCTGTTATAGAATATTTTAAAGCAAGAAAGGAGCTTCAAGTACAGCTTCTTGTTAAAGACAAAGGGTAACTCAATAACAGtaacctcttcttttcttttcctgttTTTCAAACAATAGGGCCACATATCATCCAAACCTCATCAATAATTATATTCCTTTCTTTGAGTATCAACTATGATCTTTCCACTacggaaaattaaattatacattaaCATTCAAGGGGCAGCAGATGCTTCTTTTTAAAGAACCCTCCCTTCATGTGATATTGGACCCACTTCTCGTTGGGACCTACATTTTGATCTTCTGGGAAAAGGTTTTTCATAAGAGAATGATGCGGTAACATTCTGATTTCTGATTAATATATACACTTGTGTTGTGTAACTCTTTTAACTTTCacaattaatacaaatatcTTCTAGTAATGCACCAGACATTCAGACAATCTTAAACTTAAAACCACCATGGCATGTACTTGCTTAATCCCAGGAAATTCTTTATCAATATATGCAGAAAGCCAACTTAGAATATGGCATTGTAAGGCACTGAGATAGCAATGCTTTGGAGATCAATGATTGGATTTTGATTCCAGTGATGAAAAAACTCTTGACCGAAACCCGAGAAATCAGAGGATCGATAAGATTTATTAGACTTTTAGGATTTGTTGTTGGCCAATGTGGCttccctttttctttatttcttcatAGTTGAGCTTTGGATATGGATCCAAACTTTAAAGCTAGCACTTCGTTTGGAATCTATTTCTTTATGGTATTTTTTTGTAGAGTAAATTAGTGGATTAGATGAAAGTTTACACACTatgcatatatttaataattggaCCTTTTTGTCATTTCGTTATGAAGTTGCTTTTTTCACAGAGAAAAGGAGAATAGTAAGATTGGATTTTTGTAATAGTACCTGAAGGTCATTTGGAAATGGAAACTAGTTGTTCTGCTTTTCTCACAACATTCTATATATGAAGAAATCATCAGTTTGAACTTACTAATTGATGAAAGTTATTGATTGAGCCTTGGACTGATGTTACTTATTGTAGCATTATTTTTGCTACATAAGTGAAGGTATCTGATGGAGTAGGGCCAACTGACAGTCTGTATTATATAAATCTCCAGAGCTGAGATTCCCTTCTAATTGGATAATCTTAGAGATGTATGATTCTTTTGGTTCAATTTCCACAAAGGAATGTGTTTAAATTTACACGCGTTTTATAAAATGCTTGATCTGATTCACTTTTTCTAGACTATAACTGTTTATCAGAAACAAAGTAAAAGCTTGGGTCCTATAATCAAGGTTAGATTCTTTGATTCCTCCATCTCTACAAGGGACAAAAAGAATCTGCCAATCCCACCACTCTcctcaataaaataaaataacaaacagaaaaaggaaaagataaagaaaatttaaaaagaaataaacaccCATTTGGTTTTCCCTTTcataaccaaaaataaattatatccactataaatttttttttccttcaaagcTTCTCAGTGTTAGGAAAGTTGTTCCCATTGGTCATAATAGCGGGGCTATTTCTAATTCAGCAGGGAATCAAAAAGGGTGTGAGAAATGAGAAAACATTAAGATAAAAACAAACCATacactttttccttttctctccttttgAGACTCATATTCAAGTGTGTTGCTTTCTCTGTTTTTGCTGCAGCAGAGATTCTCACCCTCTTTCAagtcaaagaagaaagaaaaaaaattataaaaaaagaaaagttgtaaTGAAATAGGAgataagagaaaggaagagCCACAGCTCATGGCATATATTCCCCCTAACTCAACCCCACTTATGTTTCCAGATATGGAGTGAGAACATAGGACAGGCCACCAACTGCAACCAAAATTATAAAGACAGCTATAGATGCCAcatattattcaatttcattCCCAAAAGGAACAGAAACCCATTTATGTGTTCCAGTTTTCTGCTTGTCTCTTATCCTACAAACAAACATGCAAAATCAAAACATGAACTTGATTTTGTCTACTGATGCTAAGCCTAGGCTAAAATGGACTCCAGAACTTCATCAAAGATTTGTTGAAGCCGTCAATCAGCTTGGAGGTCCAGACAGTTAAGtctcaattttatctttaagtttatcatctttttttctcatCTTAGCATTTTCTTTCTAATCTTTATTCATTTACATGGGCAGAAGCAACACCAAAAAGTTTGATGAGACGGATAGGAATTCCTGGGCTTACTTTGTACCACTTAAAAAGCCATTTGCAGGTAATTCCCGGACTTATAACTTGCATCTTTGTTTATTATGGAAGAAAAGGATCATgtgtatttttttgtttcttgttgCAGAAATACAGGATGGGGAAAAGCCAACAGGCTGAAAGCTGCAATGAGAATAAGCAAGGTGATTTGAATTCATCAGAGTAGGGAAAAGCATGATCATCAAATATTCCCATACTTTTCTTCTTCGGATTTCATActccttttattattattatttttttatgcagATTGCAGAGAGACGCAGAGTAGTGATGGGAATCTTAGTAAAAACACCAGTGAGGGAACACACAATCAGTTTAATGAGTAATAGCCAGAAATAAATCCTAATCCGTTTGTTGCAAATAAAACGATGTAATACTAATCCAAATAACTTCAACTGATTCAAGTGTTGTGTTTACAGAGGCTGGCAGATGGCTCAGGCTCTCAAAATGCAACTGGAAGTGCAGAGGAAACTTCATGAACAGATTGAGGTACGTACAACCGATAAATCAATCTGAGACTGGTTTCTGATTCAATAAAGCGTTATTAATATAGTTTAATCAAAAGGGAATTTATATCATTAGGTACAGAGACATTTGCAGCTGAGAATTGAAGCTCAAGGGAAGTACTTGCAGTCTGTCTTAAAAAAAGCTCAAGAAACGCTTGCAGGGTATAATTCTTCTTCTGTGGAAGCAGAACTTGCAAAAGCAG contains:
- the LOC123214692 gene encoding myb family transcription factor PHL8-like; protein product: MQNQNMNLILSTDAKPRLKWTPELHQRFVEAVNQLGGPDKATPKSLMRRIGIPGLTLYHLKSHLQKYRMGKSQQAESCNENKQDCRETQSSDGNLSKNTSEGTHNQFNEGWQMAQALKMQLEVQRKLHEQIEVQRHLQLRIEAQGKYLQSVLKKAQETLAGYNSSSVEAELAKAELCQLVSMVNIGCSSSSVSELTEAGISSLKDDKGKQMRSTICSTESSLTSSESSGRKEEKQKMNGIGDTLKSTTTYIELPLMDIHSGKKRSGSTISDGFWDEQQVNKRVATNEGKSCEKLRNCGLKGKFDLNRKYQNDSELGSEAIDLNCKGLEQLNGPS